The Sorangiineae bacterium MSr11954 DNA segment GTGACGTCAGTCGATGGTCGGCCAATCGCTTCGGGCCGACTCGGCGGCGCGCGCGATGTCGATGGCGTCCGGCGCGCGCGGGATCTGCGCCGCCTCGCCGCGAACCACCCCATCGATGGCGGCCGCAAGCCCCGCTTCCATGGCGACCAGATCGTAGCCGCCCTCCAACACCAGCGCGATGCGCCCCTGGGCGCTCGTCTTCGCCTGCGCCGCCAACGCCTTGCCCATCCAGCCGAACGCCTGCGACGTGAGCTCCATCTCCGCGAGCGGATCGCGCCGCGCGGCATCGAACCCCGCGCTCACGAGCACCAACTCGGGGGCGAACGCCTCGAGCACCGGGAGGATCACGCGCTCGAACGCCGCGCGGTAAACGCCGTCGCCGCCACCTGCGAGCAGCGGAACGTTCACCGTGAACCCCTGACCCTCGCCCTCGCCGCGCTCGTCGGCCGCCCCCGTCCCCGGATAGAACGGATACTGGTGCGTCGAGAGATAGAGGACGCTCGGATCGCGGTAGAAGATCTCCTGCGTCCCGTTGCCGTGGTGCACGTCCCAATCGACGATGGCCACCCGCGAAAGCCCCCGCGCGCGCGCGTGCGCCGCCGCCACCGCCACGTTGTTGAGCAAGCAGAAACCCATCGCCTGCGCCGGGCGCGCATGATGCCCCGGCGGACGAAGCAAGGCGACGCCGCGCGGGCAGTCGCCGTCGATGAGCGCGTCCACCAGCGCGACGAGCCCGCCCGCGGCCTTCCGCGCGGCCGCCACGCTTCGTTCGGACACGTAGGTATCGGGGTCCAGGTAGGTTCGCTGGCCGCGAAGCTCCTCGAGCGACTCGAGGTACTGGGGCTCGTGCACCCGCAAAAGCTCGTCGTTGGTGGCATCCCGCGGCGCGACATGGCTCCAGCGAAGGCCCGGGCGCTCGAGGGCGGCCCGCGCGGCCAGCAGCCTCTCGGGTCGTTCGGGGTGGTACGCAAGGGGTACGTGTGCCTCGTAGACCGGATCGTCCAGAAGGACCGCGGTGGGCGCCGACGCACCTGTCGAACCTCCGGGCATCGCCTTGGGGTGTATTTCTTTTTGCTCAGCCATCGCTCTCGGTCTTGCTCACATCAGTTGCCGCCATACCAACGCGAATGATAGCGTCCAAATGCGTTCGGGAGCACCCCGGCGCACGCGCGGTCCGAGGGCGAATGCGAACCAAGATCATCGCTGTTAACGCGGTTATCGTTCTTTTGGTCGGACTTTTGACGTTCGTTCTGGTGCGGAAAGCACTGGATTCGGCGGCCGGAAATCCGACCCAGCTGATGGCCGAAGCCAAGCGCGACGCGCAGGCGGCGTCGGCACGTCTGCAGCTCGATGGGCTGCGAATGGAAAGGTGGCTGGCCGGCAAGGCATCTGAGCCTGCCACACTCGAGGTCCTGGCGAAAGCAAGTCCCGTGGCGCGAGGTGACGCTGCCACCAACCTTTGCGACGCCATCCTGAGCGCCGCCAAGCAATCGCACGCCTTTGGGGGCGCCGTCCCCTCGCTGGTCGTCCTCAT contains these protein-coding regions:
- a CDS encoding histone deacetylase, yielding MAEQKEIHPKAMPGGSTGASAPTAVLLDDPVYEAHVPLAYHPERPERLLAARAALERPGLRWSHVAPRDATNDELLRVHEPQYLESLEELRGQRTYLDPDTYVSERSVAAARKAAGGLVALVDALIDGDCPRGVALLRPPGHHARPAQAMGFCLLNNVAVAAAHARARGLSRVAIVDWDVHHGNGTQEIFYRDPSVLYLSTHQYPFYPGTGAADERGEGEGQGFTVNVPLLAGGGDGVYRAAFERVILPVLEAFAPELVLVSAGFDAARRDPLAEMELTSQAFGWMGKALAAQAKTSAQGRIALVLEGGYDLVAMEAGLAAAIDGVVRGEAAQIPRAPDAIDIARAAESARSDWPTID